CCAAACTGGCCATGAGCAATCAGCCGGTGGATTGCATACCCGGTGACCTGAATCTGGATACACAGACTAACATTCAAGATCTGGTGATCCTGGTGAATCTGATCCTGGGTCAGATGGTGCAAACCCCAGAGCTGGTTTGTGCAGGCGATCTGAATGAAAATGGCGACCTCAGTGTCCAGGATATCATCTTGCTGGTGCAAGTGATCTTGAATTAATATCAGTTGATGCCTTTCCCATAAGCACCAAAAAACACAACTAGCGTAAAGACGCAAAATCTTGTGTCTCTTGCTACGAGATACATTTTATTTGTAACTATCAATGGTATCTTATTCGACTTATTTGGATAGGATCATAACATGAAATTACTCTCATACGGACTGGATCAGCGCATGGAGCCCCGCCTGGCTTTCTTGCTAAATGGTTATGCTGTGGATGTGATGCGCGCCTCACTGTGGATGAAAGAAAACCACAAGGCTCAGGATTATCTCTCGCTACCCTCCTCTATGAAATTGGCCCTGCTGGACTGGGGTCATTCTTTACCACTACTTCAGAATCTTGAGCGGGCGCTTCAAGGTATTGCCCTTGCAGAATTGAATATCTATGGTCGGCCGGTTGCCTTGCTTGAAACTGATGTTGTTTTCTTCGCCCCGGTTCCAGATCCACCCGCTCTGCGCTATTTTGCAGCTTTTGAACCGGATGCTGGATTCAGTTTTGGCAACACCCAAACACTTCTCGGGAATAATCAACCCTTGAGCCATGCAGGATTGACTGCAAAAGGAGAAATAGCCTGTGTTATCGCTGGTAAAGAAACCGCCTTGCAAATAGCTGGTTACTGTATTGTCAATAATTGGTTTGACACACAGCTCGATCCCAATAATGGTCTGACACAGGGGCTAGCCACCAGTCTGGGACCTTATCTTGTGACCGCTGATGAATTGGGACCACATAAACTTGGACAGGGCTTCAGTCTGGATCTGCAAATGCGAATAAATGGGCTCCTGACTACCGAATACCGCCTTAAAAACATGACTGTCAGTTTTTCTGAGATGATCAAGAGCGCTTTGAAAACACGGGCACAAGCAGGAGATGTTTTTTGTTCCGGAAGCCCTTCCAATTTAAAAAGTAACCGTCCAACGAAACCGGGGGATCGGGTTGAGGTTGAGATACAGGTCTTGGGAACGCTTACTACGCACATTAAAGAAAAAGACGATGATACCTTCCGGTAAATGTGATCACTCTATGAAACAACAATCGTTATTTACGGGGTTCAACAAACATAGATTCTCCGCAGTCTTTTAGGACTCTGTGAAAGATCTAATACCAATCGAACTTCAAAATTGCATCATAAATCACGTTTATTTCCATGCTGATACCAGAAAACGAAATTGAGCTAAAAGCCATTCGGGCAGGTGGTCCCGGTGGTCAGAATGTAAACAAAGTGGCTTCGGCTATCCAGTTGCGCTTTGATAGTCAACGATCCAGTCTGTCCGATGAGATCAAGGCAGAAATTCTCAAGTTACATGATCAACGCATTTCCAGTGACGGCGTGATCACCATTACCGCCCGTCAATATCGAAATCAGGAGGCGAATCGGCTGGCAGCATTGGAACGTCTTGATAAAATCATCCAGAAAGCACAGGATAAGCCCAAAAAGCGCAAGATCACCCGGCCAACCAGAGCTTCGGTAGTCAGGCGGCTGGATCAGAAAACCAAGCGCAGTCGTCAGAAACAATTGCGGGGGAAAGTTAAGCCATCGGAGGAATAATCAGGATGGTGTGAGAAGCGTTTACCCCCTCCGCCCTTCAGGCACCTCCCCGGGGGGAGGACTATTCCTGGGGAAAACAATTTTATTCGTAAGAGGGAAATTAGTATGGCCAGTAAAGTAA
This Candidatus Neomarinimicrobiota bacterium DNA region includes the following protein-coding sequences:
- a CDS encoding fumarylacetoacetate hydrolase family protein; its protein translation is MKLLSYGLDQRMEPRLAFLLNGYAVDVMRASLWMKENHKAQDYLSLPSSMKLALLDWGHSLPLLQNLERALQGIALAELNIYGRPVALLETDVVFFAPVPDPPALRYFAAFEPDAGFSFGNTQTLLGNNQPLSHAGLTAKGEIACVIAGKETALQIAGYCIVNNWFDTQLDPNNGLTQGLATSLGPYLVTADELGPHKLGQGFSLDLQMRINGLLTTEYRLKNMTVSFSEMIKSALKTRAQAGDVFCSGSPSNLKSNRPTKPGDRVEVEIQVLGTLTTHIKEKDDDTFR
- the arfB gene encoding alternative ribosome rescue aminoacyl-tRNA hydrolase ArfB, which gives rise to MLIPENEIELKAIRAGGPGGQNVNKVASAIQLRFDSQRSSLSDEIKAEILKLHDQRISSDGVITITARQYRNQEANRLAALERLDKIIQKAQDKPKKRKITRPTRASVVRRLDQKTKRSRQKQLRGKVKPSEE